Proteins from a genomic interval of candidate division WOR-3 bacterium:
- a CDS encoding M23 family metallopeptidase — protein MLGVEQTPAPVNWDSFPLDSQALPEWVKGKAWGSQLVPKLVPVEDYAVSQRAKDGHIGIDLAAADGAPVRATADGVVEQRGDDRQYGRFLLLKHGQGYESYHGHLKDWNVAKGDSVQAGQTIGWVGTTGKTTAPHLHFEIRKDGQRIDPTSVLKF, from the coding sequence ATGCTCGGGGTCGAACAGACACCGGCCCCGGTGAACTGGGACTCATTCCCACTCGATTCCCAGGCGCTGCCCGAGTGGGTCAAGGGCAAAGCGTGGGGGAGTCAGCTCGTGCCGAAGCTGGTGCCGGTGGAGGATTACGCGGTATCGCAGCGGGCCAAGGACGGCCACATCGGCATCGACCTGGCAGCGGCGGACGGCGCGCCGGTGCGGGCGACGGCGGACGGCGTCGTGGAGCAACGCGGGGACGACAGGCAGTATGGTCGATTCCTGCTGCTCAAGCATGGCCAGGGCTACGAGAGCTACCACGGCCACCTCAAGGACTGGAACGTGGCCAAGGGGGATTCAGTTCAGGCGGGGCAGACCATTGGCTGGGTTGGAACTACGGGCAAGACAACCGCGCCACATCTCCACTTCGAAATCCGCAAGGACGGGCAGCGGATTGACCCGACGAGCGTCCTGAAGTTCTGA
- a CDS encoding ParB/RepB/Spo0J family partition protein — protein sequence MRKALGKGIRAIIPEETRAAMAAEARPIRIDEIRPNPFQPRTKTEENLDELVASIKTHGVLQPIMVRRRRDGYEVVMGERRLRASKLAGLEQVPAVIRSVDELEMLEFALIENLQRQNLNPIDEAMGYKRLNDEFKQTHEVIAQRVGKDRSTVANALRLLDLPFKVRDCLAAGLITAGHGRALLMSKNRRLQVEVCERIVKEGLSVRSVEKLCGEPRPKEPHMPKPEKDIHLREVEEGLAGYLGTRVVINPGKAGAGDIVVRYFSAEDLERVVEKMKRH from the coding sequence ATGCGTAAAGCGCTGGGTAAGGGCATCAGGGCGATAATCCCGGAAGAGACCCGGGCCGCGATGGCCGCAGAAGCGCGGCCCATCCGGATTGACGAGATCCGACCCAACCCGTTTCAGCCCCGGACCAAGACCGAAGAGAACCTCGATGAGCTGGTAGCGTCGATCAAGACGCACGGTGTGCTGCAGCCGATCATGGTGCGGCGCCGGCGGGATGGTTACGAAGTGGTGATGGGCGAGCGCCGGCTGCGCGCGTCCAAGCTCGCCGGGCTCGAGCAAGTGCCGGCCGTCATCCGCTCCGTCGACGAGCTGGAGATGCTCGAGTTTGCCTTGATTGAGAACCTGCAGCGCCAGAACCTGAACCCGATTGACGAGGCGATGGGATACAAGCGTCTCAACGATGAGTTCAAGCAGACGCACGAAGTAATCGCCCAGCGTGTGGGCAAGGACCGGTCGACCGTCGCAAACGCTTTGCGGCTGCTCGATCTACCTTTCAAAGTCCGTGACTGCCTGGCTGCGGGTTTGATAACCGCGGGCCACGGGCGGGCACTGCTGATGAGCAAGAACCGGAGATTGCAGGTCGAGGTGTGCGAACGGATAGTGAAGGAAGGGCTTTCGGTCAGGTCCGTCGAGAAGCTCTGCGGCGAGCCCAGGCCGAAAGAGCCGCATATGCCCAAGCCGGAGAAGGACATACACCTGCGCGAAGTTGAGGAGGGGCTGGCCGGATACCTCGGTACGCGGGTTGTCATCAACCCGGGCAAGGCCGGAGCCGGTGATATCGTCGTCCGCTACTTCTCGGCCGAGGACCTGGAGCGGGTGGTCGAGAAGATGAAAAGGCATTAG
- a CDS encoding pyruvate synthase codes for MAESCSFLGGQPLEIRWHGRGGQGAKTAALLFGESALDTGLYIQAFPEYGPERMGAPVAAFNRLSDKPIRSHAGVKTPRVVVVLDASLIEPARVTEGLMDDGILLVNSNVEPAELRKRLQLPSGIKLYVVDASKIAMETVGKNVPNTPMLGALVKVTGVLEFEPMMEAIKHKLAEKFRGGKEKFVEPNLVSIRRAYEEVRC; via the coding sequence ATGGCTGAATCCTGCAGCTTCCTGGGCGGCCAGCCGCTGGAGATACGCTGGCACGGGCGCGGAGGGCAGGGCGCAAAGACCGCGGCGCTCTTGTTCGGTGAGTCCGCGCTTGACACCGGGCTCTACATCCAGGCGTTCCCGGAGTACGGACCGGAGCGGATGGGTGCACCGGTGGCCGCTTTCAACCGGCTTTCAGACAAGCCGATACGTTCCCACGCCGGCGTGAAGACGCCGCGCGTCGTGGTCGTGCTCGATGCCTCGCTGATCGAGCCGGCGCGGGTAACCGAGGGCCTGATGGACGACGGAATCCTGCTCGTGAATTCGAACGTCGAGCCGGCCGAATTGCGCAAGCGGCTGCAGCTGCCGTCCGGCATCAAGCTCTACGTGGTGGACGCCTCGAAGATAGCGATGGAGACCGTGGGCAAGAACGTTCCCAACACGCCCATGCTCGGCGCGCTGGTGAAGGTCACGGGCGTGCTGGAGTTCGAGCCGATGATGGAAGCGATCAAGCATAAGCTGGCGGAGAAGTTCCGGGGCGGCAAGGAGAAGTTCGTGGAGCCGAACCTGGTGAGCATCCGCCGGGCCTACGAGGAAGTGAGGTGTTAG
- a CDS encoding ParA family protein, giving the protein MAQRIAICNQKGGVGKTTTSVSLAAALALRGGRALLVDMDPQAHATLGLGVDRTKLEISVYEAMCEAQRVTDAVLKDRAENLDLLPASVSLAGGEVELIDADEREFRLNKALGLIDPDYQFIIIDCPPSLGILTVNCLVAAQSVLIPVQAEYLAMEGMSRLLDTVSLVRQGLNLTLAIEGVLITMYSSRLSLAQQVAEEVRSYFKEQVFDTVIPRSVRLAEAPSFGKTIFGYDGHSAGAQAYMALADEVMARHKSAERTK; this is encoded by the coding sequence ATGGCGCAGCGTATCGCAATCTGCAACCAGAAAGGCGGGGTCGGGAAGACAACGACCTCGGTCAGCCTTGCTGCTGCACTGGCTCTACGCGGGGGACGGGCGCTGCTGGTGGATATGGACCCGCAGGCGCACGCCACGCTCGGGCTGGGAGTGGACCGGACCAAGCTTGAGATATCGGTCTACGAGGCGATGTGTGAGGCGCAGCGGGTCACCGACGCGGTGCTGAAGGACCGGGCGGAGAATCTGGACCTGCTGCCGGCGTCGGTGAGTCTGGCTGGCGGTGAGGTGGAGTTGATAGACGCGGATGAGCGCGAGTTCCGGCTGAACAAGGCGCTGGGGCTAATCGACCCCGACTACCAGTTCATCATCATCGATTGCCCGCCGTCGCTGGGCATTCTCACAGTTAACTGCCTGGTGGCGGCACAGAGTGTGTTGATTCCGGTCCAGGCCGAGTATCTGGCAATGGAAGGAATGTCGCGGCTGCTTGATACCGTCAGTCTCGTGCGGCAGGGACTGAATCTGACCCTGGCGATTGAGGGAGTGCTGATTACGATGTACTCGTCGCGGTTGAGCCTTGCCCAGCAGGTTGCCGAAGAGGTGCGGAGCTATTTCAAAGAGCAGGTGTTCGATACCGTGATCCCGAGGAGCGTGCGGCTGGCGGAAGCCCCAAGCTTCGGGAAGACGATATTCGGCTACGACGGTCATTCGGCCGGGGCGCAGGCGTACATGGCGCTGGCGGATGAGGTGATGGCGAGGCACAAGTCTGCGGAAAGGACAAAGTGA